A single Ignavibacteriales bacterium DNA region contains:
- a CDS encoding DNA adenine methylase codes for MAEQLAIFGKNIVHSKHAKVVNVASVPQRSPFRYPGGKTWLIPTVREWLRQEKKIKELIEPFAGGGIVSLTAAFENLAEHITMVELDEEIAAVWEVIINGNNEWLANKILMFELSHKNVNEELSNPHKGTNDLAFCTILKNRVFHGGIIAKGSGMLKHGENGKGIASRWYPKTLAERIRAINFVKNKISFLQTDAFKVIEEKCNVEEAYFFIDPPYTKAGKRLYTYFDIDHEKLFYSISKIKGKFMLTYDDTEEIRLLANKYCLNFRTIAMKTTHHLKKNEIIISDNFEWWTNSTDEYLNIT; via the coding sequence ATGGCTGAACAGCTAGCAATATTTGGAAAAAATATAGTTCATAGCAAACATGCAAAAGTAGTCAATGTTGCTTCAGTGCCACAAAGAAGCCCGTTTCGTTATCCCGGCGGAAAAACCTGGTTAATACCGACGGTCAGAGAATGGTTGCGCCAAGAAAAAAAAATCAAAGAGCTTATTGAACCATTTGCTGGTGGCGGTATAGTTAGTTTAACTGCGGCATTTGAGAATCTTGCTGAACACATTACAATGGTTGAATTAGATGAAGAAATTGCTGCTGTTTGGGAAGTAATAATCAATGGAAACAACGAATGGCTTGCCAACAAAATTTTAATGTTTGAGCTATCACACAAAAATGTAAATGAAGAGCTAAGCAACCCTCATAAGGGAACTAATGATTTGGCTTTTTGTACTATTCTCAAAAACAGAGTATTTCACGGTGGCATTATCGCTAAAGGCTCAGGAATGTTAAAGCACGGTGAGAATGGAAAGGGCATAGCTTCGAGATGGTATCCCAAAACTCTTGCCGAGCGAATTAGAGCAATAAATTTCGTAAAAAACAAAATCAGTTTTTTGCAGACCGATGCATTTAAGGTAATTGAAGAGAAGTGCAACGTTGAGGAAGCTTACTTTTTTATAGACCCTCCTTATACAAAGGCCGGCAAGCGCCTTTATACATATTTTGATATCGACCACGAAAAACTGTTTTATTCGATATCAAAAATAAAAGGTAAATTTATGTTGACTTATGATGATACAGAAGAGATAAGATTATTAGCAAATAAATACTGTTTAAACTTCCGAACAATTGCAATGAAAACAACACACCACTTAAAGAAAAATGAGATTATTATCTCTGACAATTTTGAATGGTGGACAAATTCCACAGATGAATATCTTAATATTACCTAG
- a CDS encoding GIY-YIG nuclease family protein, with the protein MKCFVYILQSESSGKYYIGISENPDRRLEFHNTLEKGFTSRYRPWKIVYTKEFSDRTSAHKVELKLKSWKSKIIMERVISGEIIL; encoded by the coding sequence ATGAAATGTTTCGTTTACATTCTTCAATCCGAATCCTCTGGCAAGTATTACATCGGGATTTCTGAAAACCCCGACAGGAGGCTGGAATTTCATAACACCCTTGAGAAGGGCTTTACTTCAAGATACCGTCCCTGGAAGATTGTTTACACCAAAGAATTCTCGGATAGAACTTCAGCTCATAAGGTCGAATTGAAGCTCAAATCTTGGAAATCTAAAATTATAATGGAAAGGGTTATTTCAGGAGAAATTATCCTGTGA
- a CDS encoding transcriptional regulator → MKAVIDGLHKAFESRVRLGIMSALSVNDSLDFNALKEYLDVTDGNLASHIKALEKEKFIGVRKSFIDKRPNTQYHITDEGRVAFSLHLAALEKLILSQKN, encoded by the coding sequence ATGAAAGCAGTGATTGATGGGCTGCATAAGGCATTTGAAAGCCGCGTGCGGCTGGGTATTATGTCGGCGCTTTCGGTAAACGATTCGCTCGATTTTAACGCGCTGAAAGAGTATCTTGATGTTACAGACGGCAATCTGGCAAGTCATATCAAAGCGCTTGAGAAGGAAAAGTTTATTGGCGTAAGAAAATCATTTATTGATAAACGCCCTAACACACAGTATCATATAACAGATGAAGGACGGGTTGCATTTTCCCTGCATCTTGCCGCACTCGAAAAACTGATTCTTTCACAAAAGAACTGA
- the creD gene encoding cell envelope integrity protein CreD, whose protein sequence is MEKEEKSVVETITNFIRGSVSLKLISVFILMLMLMIPMQFVHSLISERQGLRQSAVKEVSDKWSGSQDIYGPILTLPYNRSYTEDGKVKVLREEMHILPSMLRVKGNITPETLRRGIYEVVVYNSTIAVSGSFEGAGRYAEEQGGDKILWNEAFITVHISDLRGIKERVTMMLNDNKFQADPGTQIPGLVASGITVKNIFTGVQNLNELSFSFDLVLQGSSHLGFAPLGKETHVELSSSWGDPSFSGAFLPDDREIRDNGFTASYKILELNRNYPQYWIGEANSPGVQKSIFGVELLLPVDDYLMTTRSAKYALLAIVLTFLTFFLTEIFSSKRVHPFQYLIIGLALVLYYTLLISISEHTNFTTAYSIASIAIIGMIGLYAKAILKNPKQTGILVLVLALTYTFVYITLQLQDYALLIGSIGLTAILGFTMYITRNVNWYNLGAGKNTVSEK, encoded by the coding sequence ATGGAAAAAGAAGAAAAATCAGTTGTAGAAACAATAACAAATTTTATAAGAGGGTCGGTTTCACTCAAACTGATCTCGGTATTTATTCTCATGCTTATGCTCATGATTCCCATGCAGTTCGTCCACTCACTCATTTCTGAACGGCAGGGGCTGCGGCAGTCAGCAGTAAAAGAAGTGAGCGACAAATGGTCGGGAAGTCAGGATATATATGGTCCGATCCTCACACTCCCGTACAACAGGAGTTATACTGAAGATGGCAAGGTAAAAGTCCTCAGGGAAGAGATGCACATCCTGCCTTCCATGCTGCGGGTAAAGGGAAACATCACACCTGAAACACTCCGCCGTGGTATTTATGAAGTAGTAGTGTACAATTCAACGATTGCAGTTTCCGGCAGTTTTGAAGGAGCAGGGCGATATGCAGAAGAACAGGGCGGTGACAAAATCCTTTGGAACGAAGCATTTATAACAGTGCATATATCAGACCTGCGCGGAATTAAAGAGCGGGTTACAATGATGCTGAATGATAATAAATTTCAGGCAGACCCCGGGACTCAGATACCCGGACTGGTTGCCTCTGGTATTACTGTTAAAAATATTTTTACGGGTGTGCAGAACCTGAATGAACTTTCCTTTTCATTCGACCTTGTGCTGCAGGGGAGCAGTCATCTTGGCTTCGCGCCTCTTGGTAAAGAGACTCATGTTGAGCTCAGTTCCTCCTGGGGTGATCCAAGTTTCTCTGGTGCATTCCTGCCGGATGACAGAGAAATTCGCGATAACGGATTCACCGCCTCGTATAAGATACTTGAACTTAACAGAAACTATCCGCAGTACTGGATAGGTGAGGCCAACAGCCCCGGTGTGCAGAAAAGTATATTCGGTGTTGAATTGCTTCTGCCGGTTGATGATTATCTTATGACCACACGCTCAGCTAAATATGCATTGCTGGCCATTGTGCTTACGTTTCTGACATTCTTCCTGACAGAAATTTTCAGCAGCAAAAGAGTGCATCCGTTTCAGTATCTAATCATAGGCCTTGCCTTGGTGCTTTACTATACCCTGCTGATTTCGATTTCAGAGCATACGAACTTTACCACAGCATATAGTATAGCGAGTATTGCGATAATCGGGATGATTGGTCTGTATGCCAAGGCAATATTAAAGAATCCCAAACAGACGGGAATACTTGTTCTGGTGCTGGCGCTTACATACACCTTCGTATATATTACTTTGCAGCTTCAGGACTATGCTTTGCTCATCGGAAGCATCGGTCTGACTGCCATACTCGGGTTTACGATGTACATCACCAGGAATGTGAATTGGTATAATCTGGGAGCGGGAAAAAATACTGTATCTGAAAAATAA
- a CDS encoding NAD(P)-dependent alcohol dehydrogenase — translation MKKVYGYAAPSPTEDLGPYHFERRDPRPDDVVIEILYCGVCHSDLHTARNDWGGTRYPVVPGHEIVGKVTETGSAVTRFKTGDFVGVGCMVDSCGKCSSCSHGEEQYCEKGATYTYNSIDPKDMLKTFGGYSDMITVTEKFVLKMPEGLDLKGAAPLLCAGITTWSPLKHWKIGKGSKVAVAGLGGLGHMALKLAKALGAEVTLFTRSKGKEEDAFRLGADKVIYSTDEKQMTSVKLAYDLIIDTIPNHHDLNPYIPTLNVNGSLVLVGFLGKLEMLNTGPLVSRRRAVVGSLIGGIPETQEMLDFCGKHGITSDIEVIRMQDINQAYERMIKSDVKYRFVIDMASVKEESKA, via the coding sequence ATGAAAAAAGTTTATGGATATGCAGCCCCTTCTCCAACAGAGGATCTTGGTCCTTATCATTTTGAACGGAGAGATCCGCGCCCTGATGATGTGGTGATTGAGATACTCTACTGCGGAGTGTGTCATTCAGATCTGCACACTGCCAGGAATGACTGGGGCGGGACACGCTATCCCGTTGTTCCCGGGCATGAAATCGTGGGAAAAGTAACGGAGACCGGAAGCGCGGTAACCCGATTCAAAACTGGTGACTTCGTGGGTGTCGGCTGTATGGTGGACTCCTGCGGAAAATGTTCTTCCTGTTCTCACGGGGAGGAGCAGTACTGCGAAAAAGGGGCAACCTATACCTATAACAGTATTGACCCAAAAGATATGCTGAAAACCTTTGGCGGCTATTCCGATATGATAACCGTTACTGAAAAATTCGTTCTCAAGATGCCGGAAGGGCTTGATCTTAAGGGTGCTGCTCCGCTTCTTTGCGCGGGCATTACCACCTGGTCACCGCTGAAGCACTGGAAGATAGGGAAGGGGAGTAAAGTTGCTGTGGCAGGGCTTGGCGGACTTGGACACATGGCTCTTAAATTAGCAAAAGCACTTGGAGCAGAAGTTACCCTTTTTACAAGAAGTAAAGGGAAGGAAGAAGATGCATTCCGGCTGGGAGCGGATAAAGTTATATACTCCACGGATGAGAAACAAATGACATCAGTAAAACTCGCTTATGATCTTATCATAGATACCATTCCAAATCATCATGATCTGAACCCATATATACCAACACTGAATGTTAATGGCAGCCTGGTGCTTGTCGGCTTTCTCGGCAAACTGGAAATGCTTAACACCGGACCGTTAGTTTCCCGCCGCAGGGCAGTTGTTGGTTCCCTCATCGGGGGAATACCTGAAACACAGGAGATGCTTGATTTCTGCGGAAAGCACGGTATTACATCCGACATTGAAGTAATCAGGATGCAGGATATTAATCAGGCATACGAGCGGATGATTAAGAGCGATGTTAAATACCGCTTTGTGATTGATATGGCTTCAGTTAAGGAAGAAAGTAAGGCTTAG